A single Syngnathoides biaculeatus isolate LvHL_M chromosome 18, ASM1980259v1, whole genome shotgun sequence DNA region contains:
- the mogat3b gene encoding 2-acylglycerol O-acyltransferase 3b isoform X1: MLRDANWPQVFSMRKSQRKDFLEAFSVLQWILTFLFLGLTCIILTVALMFTSLWLLPTLYFIWLLIDWQTPEKGGRRKASVRRWKIWEHYRDYFPLKLVKTAELNPNKNYILGCHPHGIMSIGAFGCFNIECCGFSEAFPGMRVTLAILAGLFRIPIFRDYLMAAGLCPVSKASLGHLLSRRGPGNAVVIVIGGAAESLASRPGVQTVVVKQRKGFVRLALEFGADLVPVYSFGETELFRQVAFSEGSLARRLQDLFRKVSGFAPCLFIGHRWALLPSRTPVTTVVGRPIPVPQRVAPTDEEVERYHQLYVDGLSNLFHEHKVSCGLPESHELCFM; this comes from the exons ATGCTCAG AGATGCTAATTGGCCGCAAGTTTTCAGCATGCGCAAAAGTCAAAGGAAAGACTTTTTAGAGGCCTTCAGCGTTCTCCAATGGATACTGACCTTTCTCTTCTTGG GGCTGACGTGCATCATCCTGACGGTGGCGCTCATGTTCACGTCGCTGTGGCTGCTTCCCACGCTctacttcatctggctcctgatTGACTGGCAGACGCCTGAGAAAG GCGGCAGAAGAAAGGCGTCGGTGAGGAGGTGGAAGATTTGGGAACACTACAGAGATTATTTCCCTCTCAAG CTGGTGAAGACCGCAGAGCTCAACCCAAACAAAAACTACATCCTGGGCTGTCACCCGCACGGTATCATGAGCATAGGAGCCTTTGGCTGCTTCAACATCGAGTGCTGCGGCTTCTCTGAGGCTTTTCCCGGGATGCGCGTCACCTTGGCCATACTGGCCGGACTCTTCCGGATCCCCATCTTCAGGGACTACCTCATGGCTGCGG GCCTGTGTCCAGTCAGCAAGGCCAGCCTCGGCCACCTTCTGTCCCGGCGTGGGCCGGGAAACGCCGTGGTGATCGTGATAGGGGGCGCTGCGGAGTCTCTGGCCTCCCGCCCCGGGGTACAAACTGTGGTCGTCAAGCAGCGAAAAGGCTTCGTCAGACTCGCGCTGGAGTTCGG AGCCGACCTGGTGCCGGTTTACTCCTTCGGGGAGACGGAGCTCTTCCGGCAGGTCGCCTTCTCGGAGGGCTCCTTGGCTCGAAGGCTGCAGGACCTGTTCAGAAAGGTCTCGGGTTTTGCCCCGTGCCTGTTCATTGGCCATCGGTGGGCACTGCTGCCCTCCAGGACTCCCGTCACCACCGTGG TGGGGCGGCCCATCCCCGTGCCCCAGCGCGTCGCACCCACCGACGAGGAGGTCGAGCGCTATCATCAACTCTACGTGGACGGCCTGTCAAATTTATTCCACGAGCACAAAGTCAGCTGCGGACTACCGGAGAGTCACGAGCTTTGTTTCATGTAG
- the mogat3b gene encoding 2-acylglycerol O-acyltransferase 3b isoform X2 — protein MLSMRKSQRKDFLEAFSVLQWILTFLFLGLTCIILTVALMFTSLWLLPTLYFIWLLIDWQTPEKGGRRKASVRRWKIWEHYRDYFPLKLVKTAELNPNKNYILGCHPHGIMSIGAFGCFNIECCGFSEAFPGMRVTLAILAGLFRIPIFRDYLMAAGLCPVSKASLGHLLSRRGPGNAVVIVIGGAAESLASRPGVQTVVVKQRKGFVRLALEFGADLVPVYSFGETELFRQVAFSEGSLARRLQDLFRKVSGFAPCLFIGHRWALLPSRTPVTTVVGRPIPVPQRVAPTDEEVERYHQLYVDGLSNLFHEHKVSCGLPESHELCFM, from the exons ATGCTCAG CATGCGCAAAAGTCAAAGGAAAGACTTTTTAGAGGCCTTCAGCGTTCTCCAATGGATACTGACCTTTCTCTTCTTGG GGCTGACGTGCATCATCCTGACGGTGGCGCTCATGTTCACGTCGCTGTGGCTGCTTCCCACGCTctacttcatctggctcctgatTGACTGGCAGACGCCTGAGAAAG GCGGCAGAAGAAAGGCGTCGGTGAGGAGGTGGAAGATTTGGGAACACTACAGAGATTATTTCCCTCTCAAG CTGGTGAAGACCGCAGAGCTCAACCCAAACAAAAACTACATCCTGGGCTGTCACCCGCACGGTATCATGAGCATAGGAGCCTTTGGCTGCTTCAACATCGAGTGCTGCGGCTTCTCTGAGGCTTTTCCCGGGATGCGCGTCACCTTGGCCATACTGGCCGGACTCTTCCGGATCCCCATCTTCAGGGACTACCTCATGGCTGCGG GCCTGTGTCCAGTCAGCAAGGCCAGCCTCGGCCACCTTCTGTCCCGGCGTGGGCCGGGAAACGCCGTGGTGATCGTGATAGGGGGCGCTGCGGAGTCTCTGGCCTCCCGCCCCGGGGTACAAACTGTGGTCGTCAAGCAGCGAAAAGGCTTCGTCAGACTCGCGCTGGAGTTCGG AGCCGACCTGGTGCCGGTTTACTCCTTCGGGGAGACGGAGCTCTTCCGGCAGGTCGCCTTCTCGGAGGGCTCCTTGGCTCGAAGGCTGCAGGACCTGTTCAGAAAGGTCTCGGGTTTTGCCCCGTGCCTGTTCATTGGCCATCGGTGGGCACTGCTGCCCTCCAGGACTCCCGTCACCACCGTGG TGGGGCGGCCCATCCCCGTGCCCCAGCGCGTCGCACCCACCGACGAGGAGGTCGAGCGCTATCATCAACTCTACGTGGACGGCCTGTCAAATTTATTCCACGAGCACAAAGTCAGCTGCGGACTACCGGAGAGTCACGAGCTTTGTTTCATGTAG
- the mogat3b gene encoding 2-acylglycerol O-acyltransferase 3b isoform X4: MLRTAPAPRLNSGSRPCAGLTCIILTVALMFTSLWLLPTLYFIWLLIDWQTPEKGGRRKASVRRWKIWEHYRDYFPLKLVKTAELNPNKNYILGCHPHGIMSIGAFGCFNIECCGFSEAFPGMRVTLAILAGLFRIPIFRDYLMAAGLCPVSKASLGHLLSRRGPGNAVVIVIGGAAESLASRPGVQTVVVKQRKGFVRLALEFGADLVPVYSFGETELFRQVAFSEGSLARRLQDLFRKVSGFAPCLFIGHRWALLPSRTPVTTVVGRPIPVPQRVAPTDEEVERYHQLYVDGLSNLFHEHKVSCGLPESHELCFM, translated from the exons ATGCTCAG GACGGCGCCGGCACCGCGTCTAAACTCGGGCTCACGTCCGTGCGCAGGGCTGACGTGCATCATCCTGACGGTGGCGCTCATGTTCACGTCGCTGTGGCTGCTTCCCACGCTctacttcatctggctcctgatTGACTGGCAGACGCCTGAGAAAG GCGGCAGAAGAAAGGCGTCGGTGAGGAGGTGGAAGATTTGGGAACACTACAGAGATTATTTCCCTCTCAAG CTGGTGAAGACCGCAGAGCTCAACCCAAACAAAAACTACATCCTGGGCTGTCACCCGCACGGTATCATGAGCATAGGAGCCTTTGGCTGCTTCAACATCGAGTGCTGCGGCTTCTCTGAGGCTTTTCCCGGGATGCGCGTCACCTTGGCCATACTGGCCGGACTCTTCCGGATCCCCATCTTCAGGGACTACCTCATGGCTGCGG GCCTGTGTCCAGTCAGCAAGGCCAGCCTCGGCCACCTTCTGTCCCGGCGTGGGCCGGGAAACGCCGTGGTGATCGTGATAGGGGGCGCTGCGGAGTCTCTGGCCTCCCGCCCCGGGGTACAAACTGTGGTCGTCAAGCAGCGAAAAGGCTTCGTCAGACTCGCGCTGGAGTTCGG AGCCGACCTGGTGCCGGTTTACTCCTTCGGGGAGACGGAGCTCTTCCGGCAGGTCGCCTTCTCGGAGGGCTCCTTGGCTCGAAGGCTGCAGGACCTGTTCAGAAAGGTCTCGGGTTTTGCCCCGTGCCTGTTCATTGGCCATCGGTGGGCACTGCTGCCCTCCAGGACTCCCGTCACCACCGTGG TGGGGCGGCCCATCCCCGTGCCCCAGCGCGTCGCACCCACCGACGAGGAGGTCGAGCGCTATCATCAACTCTACGTGGACGGCCTGTCAAATTTATTCCACGAGCACAAAGTCAGCTGCGGACTACCGGAGAGTCACGAGCTTTGTTTCATGTAG
- the mogat3b gene encoding 2-acylglycerol O-acyltransferase 3b isoform X3 produces MRKSQRKDFLEAFSVLQWILTFLFLGLTCIILTVALMFTSLWLLPTLYFIWLLIDWQTPEKGGRRKASVRRWKIWEHYRDYFPLKLVKTAELNPNKNYILGCHPHGIMSIGAFGCFNIECCGFSEAFPGMRVTLAILAGLFRIPIFRDYLMAAGLCPVSKASLGHLLSRRGPGNAVVIVIGGAAESLASRPGVQTVVVKQRKGFVRLALEFGADLVPVYSFGETELFRQVAFSEGSLARRLQDLFRKVSGFAPCLFIGHRWALLPSRTPVTTVVGRPIPVPQRVAPTDEEVERYHQLYVDGLSNLFHEHKVSCGLPESHELCFM; encoded by the exons ATGCGCAAAAGTCAAAGGAAAGACTTTTTAGAGGCCTTCAGCGTTCTCCAATGGATACTGACCTTTCTCTTCTTGG GGCTGACGTGCATCATCCTGACGGTGGCGCTCATGTTCACGTCGCTGTGGCTGCTTCCCACGCTctacttcatctggctcctgatTGACTGGCAGACGCCTGAGAAAG GCGGCAGAAGAAAGGCGTCGGTGAGGAGGTGGAAGATTTGGGAACACTACAGAGATTATTTCCCTCTCAAG CTGGTGAAGACCGCAGAGCTCAACCCAAACAAAAACTACATCCTGGGCTGTCACCCGCACGGTATCATGAGCATAGGAGCCTTTGGCTGCTTCAACATCGAGTGCTGCGGCTTCTCTGAGGCTTTTCCCGGGATGCGCGTCACCTTGGCCATACTGGCCGGACTCTTCCGGATCCCCATCTTCAGGGACTACCTCATGGCTGCGG GCCTGTGTCCAGTCAGCAAGGCCAGCCTCGGCCACCTTCTGTCCCGGCGTGGGCCGGGAAACGCCGTGGTGATCGTGATAGGGGGCGCTGCGGAGTCTCTGGCCTCCCGCCCCGGGGTACAAACTGTGGTCGTCAAGCAGCGAAAAGGCTTCGTCAGACTCGCGCTGGAGTTCGG AGCCGACCTGGTGCCGGTTTACTCCTTCGGGGAGACGGAGCTCTTCCGGCAGGTCGCCTTCTCGGAGGGCTCCTTGGCTCGAAGGCTGCAGGACCTGTTCAGAAAGGTCTCGGGTTTTGCCCCGTGCCTGTTCATTGGCCATCGGTGGGCACTGCTGCCCTCCAGGACTCCCGTCACCACCGTGG TGGGGCGGCCCATCCCCGTGCCCCAGCGCGTCGCACCCACCGACGAGGAGGTCGAGCGCTATCATCAACTCTACGTGGACGGCCTGTCAAATTTATTCCACGAGCACAAAGTCAGCTGCGGACTACCGGAGAGTCACGAGCTTTGTTTCATGTAG